A portion of the Pseudophryne corroboree isolate aPseCor3 unplaced genomic scaffold, aPseCor3.hap2 scaffold_2354, whole genome shotgun sequence genome contains these proteins:
- the LOC135010494 gene encoding histone H2B 1.1-like translates to MPDPAKSASAPKKGSKKAVTKTQKKDGKKRRKSRKESYAIYVYKVLKQVHPDTGISSKAMGIMNSFVNDIFERIAGEASRLAHYNKRSTITSREIQTAVRLLLPGELAKHAVSEGTKAVTKYTSAK, encoded by the coding sequence ATGCCTGATCCAGCAAAGTCTGCTTCGGCGCCTAAGAAAGGCTCTAAGAAAGCGGTGACCAAGACCCAGAAGAAGGATGGGAAGAAGCGTAGGaagagcaggaaggagagttacgccatttacgtctacaaggtgctgaagcaggtgcaccctgacaccggcatctcctccaaggctatgggcatcatgaactcctttgtcaaTGACATCTTTGAGCGCATTGCTGGGGAAGCTTCTCGCCTGGCTCATTACAACAAGCGCTCGaccatcacctcccgggagatccagaccgccgtacgcttgctgctgccgggagagctggccaagcacgccgtgtccgagggcaccaaggcTGTTACCAAGTACACCAGCGCCAAGTAA
- the LOC135010493 gene encoding histone H2A type 1-like yields MSGRGKQGGKTRAKAKTRSSRAGLQFPVGRVHRLLRKGNYAERVGAGAPVYLAAVLEYLTAEILELAGNAARDNKKTRIIPRHLQLAVRNDEELNKLLGGVTIAQGGVLPNIQAVLLPKKTESHKPAKSK; encoded by the coding sequence ATGTCTGGAAGAGGGAAACAAGGCGGCAAGACCCGTGCTAAGGCAAAGACTCGCTCATCCCGGGCCGGTCTCCAGTTCCCAGTCGGTCGAGTTCACCGTCTGCTGAGGAAGGGAAACTATGCGGAGCGTGTGGGAGCCGGTGCCCCGGTGTATCTGGCCGCAGTACTGGAGTACCTGACGGCTGAGATTCTTGAGCTTGCCGGAAACGCCGCCCGCGACAACAAGAAGACCCGCATCatcccccgccacctgcagctggctgttcgcaacgacgaagagctcaataaactgctcggtggggtgaccatcgcccagggaggcgttctgcccaacatccaggccgtgctgctgcccaagaagaccGAGAGCCACAAACCAGCTAAGAGCAAGTGA